The Candidatus Eisenbacteria bacterium DNA segment TCAACGAAATCATGCCGGCCCCTGCGACTGATTGGAATGGTGACGGTCTCTTTAACTACAGGGATGATGAGTGGGTGGAAATCTACAATCCAGCCGGGGTTCCGGTAGATTTGACCGGCTATCGGATTGCAGATGGTGAGCCGACATGGCGATATGAATTGACAGGCACCATACCTCCACACGGCTTCCTTGTGGTCTTCGGAAGCGACTCGTATGCCTGGGAAAAGGCAACCGGCTTCCCGGCGTATGGCTTGAGCCTTAACAACACAGGAGACACTGTGAGACTCTTTCGGCTTGCGCCGCGCGAAACGGTTCTTGTTGACTGTTACTCTTACAATAAATATGAAGGCGGCCCGGAAAGATCCACGGGACGTATTCCTGACGGAAGCAGCGAATGGCTGATGTTCGATTCTCTGAATCCATATTCAGGACAGGTTCCGCCGCTCGGATCGGGCTGCCCGCCGACTCCAGGAGAAACGAATGGTTGCCCCAATGCTGTTGAGGGAGTAACCTGGGGCAAAATAAAGTCGCTCTACAGATGAGGCACT contains these protein-coding regions:
- a CDS encoding lamin tail domain-containing protein, which gives rise to MMRISFIVLAVFLSFGAAWAALVINEIMPAPATDWNGDGLFNYRDDEWVEIYNPAGVPVDLTGYRIADGEPTWRYELTGTIPPHGFLVVFGSDSYAWEKATGFPAYGLSLNNTGDTVRLFRLAPRETVLVDCYSYNKYEGGPERSTGRIPDGSSEWLMFDSLNPYSGQVPPLGSGCPPTPGETNGCPNAVEGVTWGKIKSLYR